The Daucus carota subsp. sativus chromosome 9, DH1 v3.0, whole genome shotgun sequence genome window below encodes:
- the LOC108202302 gene encoding pentatricopeptide repeat-containing protein At1g63330-like: protein MSSVLLKRGAQTLTPFHALTSFTLMPQSVSPCSLLLHSHFLPFSTKPNPNSQPKPPFIPSPSTTHPELQQLLYHKSKVGFDNLHDALLVFDKMLQIKPLLPVIKFNQLLTALVRTKEYSVAISMFREFRLLSIPVDIVTFNTAIHSTCHLSTLDYAFSLLAGIIKSGWVPDVVTYNTLIKGLLSHDRPLEAEHLFKKLIIYKEIQPNVVTYSTIIDGLCKTSNTSMALKLLRKMEKLGCKPDAITYTSIIDSLCKERRVDHALDLVSVMSVKGIPPNVITYNTLLQGLCSSSRWEDVEPLLSEMGAQKIPPDLHTYNILVDAHCKEGRTIDAQDVIEIMIKKSVPPDVITYNTLMDGFCLTGKTDRALEVLNTMRNNGIAPNCYSFNILINGYCKRQELDKAINLLRQMPVEGIKADVQTYSTIVHGLFQMGRHNDVHNLLHEMLKKGNKPDIVTCRILLDGLCKNRYMDEAISFFRMMECKGIAHDIQIHTILIDGLCKNRKLDEARNIFDKLASRGLQPNVKTYTTMIQGFCQEGLFEEAKILLSEMETSGCLPNDVTYNTIIRGSLLNKRYEEAVVLIENMRAHNYKADASTTSMVVELFPKEQEEQDPAVLAFCKWFLQQKNDHVDSSSTFWI, encoded by the coding sequence ATGTCTTCCGTTTTGTTGAAGAGAGGAGCTCAAACACTAACTCCATTTCATGCTCTCACTTCATTCACGCTAATGCCTCAAAGTGTAAGCCCTTGTTCTCTTTTACTACATTCTCATTTTCTTCCTTTCTCTACTAAACCTAACCCTAATTCACAACCCAAACCCCCCTTTATTCCTTCTCCATCCACCACTCATCCCGAACTACAACAATTACTCTATCATAAATCTAAAGTTGGTTTTGATAATCTCCACGATGCTCTTCTTGTGTTCGACAAAATGCTTCAAATAAAACCTCTGCTTCCTGTTATTAAGTTCAACCAACTGTTAACTGCCCTTGTTCGGACGAAAGAATACTCTGTTGCCATTTCCATGTTTAGAGAATTCCGTCTTTTAAGCATTCCTGTTGATATTGTTACCTTTAATACTGCCATTCATTCCACTTGTCACTTGAGTACTCTTGATTATGCCTTTTCCTTGCTTGCTGGAATCATCAAGAGTGGTTGGGTGCCCGATGTCGTGACCTACAACACTCTCATCAAGGGCCTTCTATCTCACGACAGGCCTTTGGAGGCCGAGCATTTGTTTAAGAAGCTTATAATATACAAAGAAATTCAGCCCAATGTAGTTACGTATAGCACCATCATTGATGGTCTCTGCAAAACTTCAAATACCTCCATGGCTCTCAAGTTGTTAAGAAAGATGGAGAAGTTAGGTTGTAAACCCGATGCGATAACTTATACCTCGATTATTGATTCTCTGTGCAAAGAAAGACGAGTTGATCATGCATTGGATCTTGTGTCTGTAATGAGCGTTAAAGGCATTCCACCAAATGTTATAACCTATAACACATTACTTCAAGGTCTTTGCAGCTCCAGCCGATGGGAGGACGTTGAGCCTTTGTTAAGTGAGATGGGTGCTCAGAAGATCCCTCCTGATTTGCATACCTATAATATATTGGTCGATGCACACTGCAAAGAAGGGAGGACAATAGATGCTCAAGATGTTATTGAAATTATGATCAAGAAAAGTGTACCTCCTGATGTAATCACCTACAACACACTAATGGATGGGTTTTGTTTAACAGGCAAAACGGACAGGGCATTAGAGGTGCTGAATACCATGAGGAATAATGGTATAGCTCCAAATTGTTATAGCTTTAACATTCTGATAAATGGCTATTGTAAGAGGCAGGAACTAGACAAAGCCATCAATCTCCTCAGACAAATGCCTGTTGAAGGTATAAAAGCCGATGTTCAAACCTACAGCACCATCGTACATGGTCTCTTTCAGATGGGTAGACATAATGATGTGCACAACCTTCTCCATGAAATGCTAAAAAAAGGTAATAAACCAGATATCGTAACATGTCGAATTCTGTTGGATGGCCTTTGCAAGAACCGATACATGGATGAagcaatttccttctttcgAATGATGGAATGTAAAGGTATAGCTCATGATATTCAAATACATACTATCCTCATCGATGGTCTCTGCAAGAACAGAAAACTTGATGAGGccagaaatatttttgataagctTGCTTCAAGAGGTTTGCAACCCAATGTGAAGACATACACTACAATGATTCAAGGATTTTGTCAAGAAGGGTTGTTTGAGGAAGCAAAGATATTACTTTCTGAAATGGAAACTAGCGGTTGTTTGCCTAATGATGTGACTTACAACACGATCATCCGTGGAAGCCTTTTGAATAAAAGATATGAAGAAGCAGTTGTGCTGATTGAGAACATGCGAGCTCACAATTACAAAGCGGATGCATCTACCACATCCATGGTAGTAGAGCTATTTCCTAAAGAACAGGAAGAACAGGACCCCGCCGTTCTTGCTTTCTGCAAATGGTTTTTGCAACAG